A genome region from Diorhabda carinulata isolate Delta chromosome 2, icDioCari1.1, whole genome shotgun sequence includes the following:
- the LOC130904046 gene encoding disco-interacting protein 2 isoform X13, translating into MEDLNIDISKLPEDVRDKLAELDLELSEGDITQKGYEKKRTRLLTPYIPKHNPKVRQEAVQQALAQALQNRHKPSMPMPSKRTSVMARSPDRDRHDSESSSDEDSIVIEETVESTPERERVRDRGTPQIFPPPPLSDTSSTGSPPPLHHRPRMPPPNNWEDKRRIEITEISDVLQNFRPYSQPPDVTHNTAVGGRRPAADRVNRYGSSGSDDTVGTGTGRWKVSTKIQQLLNTLKRPKRRPLPEFYEDDDIELEIAANPKDPNAPKPEGSGMSPAVGEQLVVPSGLPRSLEAAITRYGNGTFKAPVATVLDPNGKLSVTLTYGKLLSRSHKIAYALLTKSFSKNGDTSLKCGDRVALVYPNNDPINFLCAFYGCLQAGIVPVPIEVPITRRDAGSLQIGFLLGSCAVQVALTSEACLKGLPKTASGEVIQFKGWPKLNWFVTEHLTKTPKDWSPTPRLTDETPAYIEYSTDRDGSVMGVTITRTAMVQHCRMLTMSCNYTEGENMVCVLDFKREVGLWHSVLTSVLNGMHVIYIPYALMKVNPASWMQMITKHRASVAVVKSRDLHWGLLATKDHKDVNLGSLRMLLVADGANPWSLSSCDQFLSVFQAKGLRADAICPCASSSEVLTVSVRRPGRAGVNATGRGVLSMQGLSYGVVRVDQENSLTSLTLQDCGQVMPGCVIVVVKMEGPSYICKTDEVGEICVNSGSTGTQYWGLQGLSNSTFKVQPLGTDGKPISDAEYTRSGLLGFLGPGGLVFVCGSRDGLMTVTGRKHNVDDIIATVLAVEPMKFIYRGRIAVFSIKVLRDERICVIAEQRPDCSEEESFQWMSRVLQAVDSIHQVGLYCLALVPPNYLPKTPLGGIHLSETKRRFMDGNLHPANVLMCPHTCVTNLPKPREVHSAKECVSDVGPASVIVGNLVQGNRLASAQGREVGGLLDEDGDSSKKQQFIAEILRWRAQGTSDHILFTLLNSKGAVAKVLSCSELHKKAERIGNLLVEKGKINTGDHVALIFPPGLDLICAFYGCLYVGAVPVTIRPPHPQNLQTTLPTVRMIVDVSKSVLVLSIQAVIKLLRSKEASNVVDIKSWPLILDTDDMPKKKLPVPYRAPTAEMMAYLDFSVSTTGMLAGIKMSHAAVTNLCKSMKLACELYPSRHIALCLDPYCGLGFALWCLSSIYSGHHSILIPPSEVEVNPALWLSAVSQYKVRDTFCSYGVMELCTKGLGSSVNQLKSRGINLACVRTCVVVAEERPRMNLTTSFSKLFSALGLSPRAVSTSFGCRVNVAICLQGASSPEPSTVYVDLRALRNDRVSLVERGSPHSLCLMESGKLLPGVKVIIANPESKGQCGDSHLGEIWVQSGHNASGYFTIYGDESEYGDHFNARLVTGNTGEVYARTGYLGFLRRTEMSENSCVTDETVISRESDNESLGSSHHVVPSDSPELHDAVFVVGALDETIMLRGMRYHPIDIENSVLRCHKKIAECAVFTWTNLLVVVVELDGNESEALDLVPLVTNTVLEEHHLIVGVVVVVDPGVVPINSRGEKQRMHLRDGFLADQLDPIYVAYNM; encoded by the exons AAGTTAGACAAGAAGCCGTACAACAGGCACTCGCACAAGCTTTGCAAAACAGGCACAAACCTTCTATGCCGATGCCGTCCAAGAGAACCTCCGTGATGGCGAGGAGTCCCGATCGAGACAGACATGATTCCG AATCTTCGTCCGATGAAGATAGCATTGTAATTGAGGAGACGGTGGAAAGTACCCCCGAAAGAGAACGAGTAAGAGACCGTGGTACTCCTCAGATATTTCCGCCGCCACCGTTATCGGATACAAGTAGTACCGGCTCTCCTCCACCGTTACATCATAGGCCTCGAATGCCGCCGCCAAATAACTGGGAAGATAAAAGAAGAATCGAAATTACGGAGATCAGTGATGTACTACAAAACTTTCGACCTT aTTCTCAACCTCCGGATGTAACCCATAATACTGCAGTGGGAGGACGTAGACCAGCAGCTGATCGAGTAAACCGATATGGTTCGTCTGGTTCTGATGATACAGTTGGAACCGGCACAGGTAGATGGAAAGTGTCTACAAAAATACAACAATTGCTGAATACGCTCAAGAGACCGAAACGTAGACCTCTACCCGAATTTTACGAAGATGACGATATAGAATTGGAAATTGCAGCTAATCCCAAAGATCCTAACGCCCCCAAACCAGAGG GAAGCGGTATGAGTCCGGCAGTAGGTGAACAACTTGTAGTACCATCGGGTTTACCAAGAAGTTTAGAAGCCGCCATTACTCGATATGGAAATGGTACTTTTAAAGCACCCGTGGCCACTGTATTAGATCCTAATGGAAAATTATCAGTAACATTAACGTACG GTAAATTGTTAAGCCGATCGCACAAAATAGCTTACGCACTTTTGACCAAATCTTTTAGCAAAAACGGTGATACTAGTCTAAAATGTGGTGATCGAGTAGCTCTAGTCTATCCAAATAATGATCCAATCAATTTTCTCTGTGCTTTTTACGGATGTCTACAAGCGGGCATCGTACCAGTGCCAATAGAAGTGCCTATTACTAGACGAGACGCCGGTTCCTTACAAATAGGATTTTTGTTAGGCAGCTGCGCCGTACAAGTAGCGCTCACTTCCGAAGCCTGTTTAAAAGGTCTACCGAAAACTGCTTCTGGAGAAGTTATTCAATTTAAAGGATGGCCGAAATTGAATTGGTTCGTTACCGAACATTTAACTAAAACCCCTAAAGACTGGTCTCCGACGCCAAG GTTAACCGATGAAACACCAGCTTACATAGAATACAGCACGGACCGTGATGGCTCGGTAATGGGGGTAACAATAACGCGCACAGCTATGGTACAACATTGCAGAATGCTAACAATGTCTTGTAACTACACGGAAGGGGAGAATATGGTTTGCGTATTAGATTTCAAGAGAGAAGTGGGACTTTGGCATTCGGTATTGACGAGCGTTCTAAACGGCATGCACGTTATATACATCCCTTACGCACTAATGAAAGTAAACCCCGCTAGTTGGATGCAAATGATTACCAAACATCGAGCCTCAGTAGCAGTAGTTAAATCCAGAGATCTCCATTGGGGTTTGTTGGCAACTAAAGACCACAAGGACGTCAATTTAG GCTCTTTAAGGATGTTACTCGTAGCAGATGGGGCTAATCCTTGGTCTTTGAGTTCATGTGATCAATTTTTATCAGTATTTCAAGCGAAAGGACTCAGAGCCGATGCCATTTGTCCCTGCGCCAGTTCCAGTGAAGTTCTAACGGTATCTGTAAGAAGACCTGGAAGGGCAGGAGTTAACGCTACAGGACGAGGCGTTTTATCAATGCAAGGCTTAAGTTACGGCGTAGTAAGAGTTGATCAAGAAAATAGTTTGACTTCATTAACATTGCAAGACTGTGGGCAAGTGATGCCAg GTTGTGTGATAGTTGTTGTGAAAATGGAAGGACCTTCGTATATTTGCAAAACAGATGAAGTGGGCGAGATTTGTGTCAATTCGGGCTCAACAGGTACTCAGTACTGGGGCTTGCAAGGTCTTAGTAATAGTACGTTCAAAGTACAACCTCTAGGAACGGACGGAAAACCGATATCCGACGCCGAATACACTCGATCCGGTCTACTTGGATTCTTAGGACCGGGTGGTTTGGTATTTGTATGCGGATCGCGTGACGGATTGATGACGGTAACAGGAAGAAAACACAACGTCGACGATATCATCGCTACTGTATTAGCAGTGGAACCAATGAAATTCATTTATCGTGGAAGAATCGCGGTATTCAGTATCAAAGTTTTGAGAGACGAAAGGATATGCGTCATAGCCGAACAACGTCCCGACTGTAGCGAAGAAGAG TCATTCCAATGGATGTCGAGAGTTTTACAAGCAGTCGATTCCATACATCAAGTGGGGCTTTATTGTTTGGCGCTTGTACCGCCGAATTATCTTCCGAAAACACCTCTGGGTGGTATTCACTTATCGGAAACGAAAAGAAGATTTATGGATGGTAATTTACATCCTGCGAATGTTTTGATGTGTCCCCATACTTGTGTTACCAACTTACCGAAACCTAGAGAAGTTCATTCAG CAAAGGAATGTGTTTCAGACGTGGGACCGGCGTCTGTAATCGTCGGCAATCTTGTTCAAGGAAATAGACTTGCGAGTGCTCAAGGAAGAGAAGTTGGAGGTCTTCTTGATGAAGATGGCGACTCTTCTAAAAAG cAACAATTTATCGCGGAAATTCTTCGATGGAGAGCTCAAGGTACTTCAGACCATATCCTCTTTACGTTGCTGAATAGCAAAGGAGCTGTAGCTAAAGTGCTTTCTTGTTCCGAGCTCCATAAAAAAGCGGAAAGAATAGGAAACCTTTTAGTAGAAAAAGGAAAGATCAATACTGGTGATCATGTAGCTTTAATTTTCCCTCCGGGTTTAGATTTGATTTGTGCTTTCTATGGATGTTTATATGTTGGTGCTGTACCAGTTACTATTCGACCTCCTCATCCACAAAATCTACAAACGACGTTACCTACCGTTAG GATGATAGTCGACGTATCGAAATCCGTACTGGTGCTGTCAATACAGGCTGTGATCAAACTTCTTCGATCAAAAGAAGCTAGTAATGTGGTGGATATAAAATCATGGCCGCTCATCTTAGACACCGATGATATGCCTAAGAAGAAATTACCGGTGCCATATAGAGCTCCGACAGCTGAAATGATGGCTTATTTAGATTTCAGCGTTTCAACTACCGGAATGTTGGCTGGAATAAAAATGTCACATGCTGCTGTAACCAATTTATGCAAAAGTATGAAGTTAGCTTGCGAATTATACCCCAGTAGGCATATCGCTTTGTGTTTAGATCCTTATTGTGGACTAGGATTTGCTCTTTG GTGTTTAAGCAGTATCTACTCAGGCCACCATTCCATTTTGATCCCACCCTCTGAAGTAGAAGTGAATCCAGCTCTATGGCTCAGTGCTGTTAGTCAATACAAAGTACGCGACACTTTCTGCTCTTATGGCGTTATGGAACTCTGTACAAAAGGTCTCGGTTCTTCCGTTAACCAGCTCAAATCTAGAGGTATCAATTTAGCCTGCGTTCGAACATGCGTCGTAGTAGCCGAAGAAAGACCAAGAATGAACTTGACTACTAGTTTTTCGAAGTTGTTCAGTGCATTAGGACTCAGTCCTAGAGCGGTATCGACATCTTTCGGATGTAGAGTAAACGTCGCTATTTGTCTACAAGGTGCTTCTAGTCCTGAACCTTCAACGGTTTACGTCGATTTGAGGGCACTTCGTAACGATAGAGTGAGCCTAGTAGAAAGAGGCAGTCCACACAGTTTGTGTTTGATGGAAAGCGGAAAATTGTTACCCGGAGTTAAAGTGATTATAGCTAATCCTGAGAGCAAGGGACAGTGCGGGGATTCGCATCTAGGAGAAATTTGGGTGCAAAGTGGACACAACGCAAGCGGATACTTCACTATTTACGGCGACGAGAGCGAATATGGAGATCATTTTAATGCCCGTTTAGTTACTG GTAATACAGGGGAAGTTTACGCCAGAACGGGATATTTAGGTTTCTTAAGAAGAACGGAAATGTCAGAAAATAGTTGCGTTACCGACGAAACCGTCATTAGTAGAGAAAGCGATAACGAGTCCTTAGGGTCATCGCATCACGTTGTACCTTCGGATTCGCCTGAATTACACGATGCCGTTTTTGTAGTAGGTGCTCTCGACGAAACAATAATGCTGCGCGGCATGAGATATCATCCCATAGATATAGAAAATAGCGTTCTGAGGTGCcataaaaaaattgcagaatG TGCTGTATTCACTTGGACAAATCTGCTGGTTGTAGTGGTAGAATTAGACGGCAACGAAAGCGAAGCTCTAGATCTCGTTCCTTTAGTAACGAATACCGTTTTAGAGGAACACCATCTCATCGTCGGAGTAGTCGTTGTAGTCGATCCGGGTGTAGTACCAATCAATTCACGTGGTGAAAAGCAACGTATGCATTTAAGAGACGGTTTCCTAGCTGACCAATTAGATCCAATTTATGTGGCTTATAATATGTAA
- the LOC130904046 gene encoding disco-interacting protein 2 isoform X14, with amino-acid sequence MEDLNIDISKLPEDVRDKLAELDLELSEGDITQKGYEKKRTRLLTPYIPKHNPKVRQEAVQQALAQALQNRHKPSMPMPSKRTSVMARSPDRDRHDSESSSDEDSIVIEETVESTPERERVRDRGTPQIFPPPPLSDTSSTGSPPPLHHRPRMPPPNNWEDKRRIEITEISDVLQNFRPYSQPPDVTHNTAVGGRRPAADRVNRYGSSGSDDTVGTGTGRWKVSTKIQQLLNTLKRPKRRPLPEFYEDDDIELEIAANPKDPNAPKPEGSGMSPAVGEQLVVPSGLPRSLEAAITRYGNGTFKAPVATVLDPNGKLSVTLTYGKLLSRSHKIAYALLTKSFSKNGDTSLKCGDRVALVYPNNDPINFLCAFYGCLQAGIVPVPIEVPITRRDAGSLQIGFLLGSCAVQVALTSEACLKGLPKTASGEVIQFKGWPKLNWFVTEHLTKTPKDWSPTPRLTDETPAYIEYSTDRDGSVMGVTITRTAMVQHCRMLTMSCNYTEGENMVCVLDFKREVGLWHSVLTSVLNGMHVIYIPYALMKVNPASWMQMITKHRASVAVVKSRDLHWGLLATKDHKDVNLGSLRMLLVADGANPWSLSSCDQFLSVFQAKGLRADAICPCASSSEVLTVSVRRPGRAGVNATGRGVLSMQGLSYGVVRVDQENSLTSLTLQDCGQVMPGCVIVVVKMEGPSYICKTDEVGEICVNSGSTGTQYWGLQGLSNSTFKVQPLGTDGKPISDAEYTRSGLLGFLGPGGLVFVCGSRDGLMTVTGRKHNVDDIIATVLAVEPMKFIYRGRIAVFSIKVLRDERICVIAEQRPDCSEEESFQWMSRVLQAVDSIHQVGLYCLALVPPNYLPKTPLGGIHLSETKRRFMDGNLHPANVLMCPHTCVTNLPKPREVHSDVGPASVIVGNLVQGNRLASAQGREVGGLLDEDGDSSKKQQFIAEILRWRAQGTSDHILFTLLNSKGAVAKVLSCSELHKKAERIGNLLVEKGKINTGDHVALIFPPGLDLICAFYGCLYVGAVPVTIRPPHPQNLQTTLPTVRMIVDVSKSVLVLSIQAVIKLLRSKEASNVVDIKSWPLILDTDDMPKKKLPVPYRAPTAEMMAYLDFSVSTTGMLAGIKMSHAAVTNLCKSMKLACELYPSRHIALCLDPYCGLGFALWCLSSIYSGHHSILIPPSEVEVNPALWLSAVSQYKVRDTFCSYGVMELCTKGLGSSVNQLKSRGINLACVRTCVVVAEERPRMNLTTSFSKLFSALGLSPRAVSTSFGCRVNVAICLQGASSPEPSTVYVDLRALRNDRVSLVERGSPHSLCLMESGKLLPGVKVIIANPESKGQCGDSHLGEIWVQSGHNASGYFTIYGDESEYGDHFNARLVTGNTGEVYARTGYLGFLRRTEMSENSCVTDETVISRESDNESLGSSHHVVPSDSPELHDAVFVVGALDETIMLRGMRYHPIDIENSVLRCHKKIAECAVFTWTNLLVVVVELDGNESEALDLVPLVTNTVLEEHHLIVGVVVVVDPGVVPINSRGEKQRMHLRDGFLADQLDPIYVAYNM; translated from the exons AAGTTAGACAAGAAGCCGTACAACAGGCACTCGCACAAGCTTTGCAAAACAGGCACAAACCTTCTATGCCGATGCCGTCCAAGAGAACCTCCGTGATGGCGAGGAGTCCCGATCGAGACAGACATGATTCCG AATCTTCGTCCGATGAAGATAGCATTGTAATTGAGGAGACGGTGGAAAGTACCCCCGAAAGAGAACGAGTAAGAGACCGTGGTACTCCTCAGATATTTCCGCCGCCACCGTTATCGGATACAAGTAGTACCGGCTCTCCTCCACCGTTACATCATAGGCCTCGAATGCCGCCGCCAAATAACTGGGAAGATAAAAGAAGAATCGAAATTACGGAGATCAGTGATGTACTACAAAACTTTCGACCTT aTTCTCAACCTCCGGATGTAACCCATAATACTGCAGTGGGAGGACGTAGACCAGCAGCTGATCGAGTAAACCGATATGGTTCGTCTGGTTCTGATGATACAGTTGGAACCGGCACAGGTAGATGGAAAGTGTCTACAAAAATACAACAATTGCTGAATACGCTCAAGAGACCGAAACGTAGACCTCTACCCGAATTTTACGAAGATGACGATATAGAATTGGAAATTGCAGCTAATCCCAAAGATCCTAACGCCCCCAAACCAGAGG GAAGCGGTATGAGTCCGGCAGTAGGTGAACAACTTGTAGTACCATCGGGTTTACCAAGAAGTTTAGAAGCCGCCATTACTCGATATGGAAATGGTACTTTTAAAGCACCCGTGGCCACTGTATTAGATCCTAATGGAAAATTATCAGTAACATTAACGTACG GTAAATTGTTAAGCCGATCGCACAAAATAGCTTACGCACTTTTGACCAAATCTTTTAGCAAAAACGGTGATACTAGTCTAAAATGTGGTGATCGAGTAGCTCTAGTCTATCCAAATAATGATCCAATCAATTTTCTCTGTGCTTTTTACGGATGTCTACAAGCGGGCATCGTACCAGTGCCAATAGAAGTGCCTATTACTAGACGAGACGCCGGTTCCTTACAAATAGGATTTTTGTTAGGCAGCTGCGCCGTACAAGTAGCGCTCACTTCCGAAGCCTGTTTAAAAGGTCTACCGAAAACTGCTTCTGGAGAAGTTATTCAATTTAAAGGATGGCCGAAATTGAATTGGTTCGTTACCGAACATTTAACTAAAACCCCTAAAGACTGGTCTCCGACGCCAAG GTTAACCGATGAAACACCAGCTTACATAGAATACAGCACGGACCGTGATGGCTCGGTAATGGGGGTAACAATAACGCGCACAGCTATGGTACAACATTGCAGAATGCTAACAATGTCTTGTAACTACACGGAAGGGGAGAATATGGTTTGCGTATTAGATTTCAAGAGAGAAGTGGGACTTTGGCATTCGGTATTGACGAGCGTTCTAAACGGCATGCACGTTATATACATCCCTTACGCACTAATGAAAGTAAACCCCGCTAGTTGGATGCAAATGATTACCAAACATCGAGCCTCAGTAGCAGTAGTTAAATCCAGAGATCTCCATTGGGGTTTGTTGGCAACTAAAGACCACAAGGACGTCAATTTAG GCTCTTTAAGGATGTTACTCGTAGCAGATGGGGCTAATCCTTGGTCTTTGAGTTCATGTGATCAATTTTTATCAGTATTTCAAGCGAAAGGACTCAGAGCCGATGCCATTTGTCCCTGCGCCAGTTCCAGTGAAGTTCTAACGGTATCTGTAAGAAGACCTGGAAGGGCAGGAGTTAACGCTACAGGACGAGGCGTTTTATCAATGCAAGGCTTAAGTTACGGCGTAGTAAGAGTTGATCAAGAAAATAGTTTGACTTCATTAACATTGCAAGACTGTGGGCAAGTGATGCCAg GTTGTGTGATAGTTGTTGTGAAAATGGAAGGACCTTCGTATATTTGCAAAACAGATGAAGTGGGCGAGATTTGTGTCAATTCGGGCTCAACAGGTACTCAGTACTGGGGCTTGCAAGGTCTTAGTAATAGTACGTTCAAAGTACAACCTCTAGGAACGGACGGAAAACCGATATCCGACGCCGAATACACTCGATCCGGTCTACTTGGATTCTTAGGACCGGGTGGTTTGGTATTTGTATGCGGATCGCGTGACGGATTGATGACGGTAACAGGAAGAAAACACAACGTCGACGATATCATCGCTACTGTATTAGCAGTGGAACCAATGAAATTCATTTATCGTGGAAGAATCGCGGTATTCAGTATCAAAGTTTTGAGAGACGAAAGGATATGCGTCATAGCCGAACAACGTCCCGACTGTAGCGAAGAAGAG TCATTCCAATGGATGTCGAGAGTTTTACAAGCAGTCGATTCCATACATCAAGTGGGGCTTTATTGTTTGGCGCTTGTACCGCCGAATTATCTTCCGAAAACACCTCTGGGTGGTATTCACTTATCGGAAACGAAAAGAAGATTTATGGATGGTAATTTACATCCTGCGAATGTTTTGATGTGTCCCCATACTTGTGTTACCAACTTACCGAAACCTAGAGAAGTTCATTCAG ACGTGGGACCGGCGTCTGTAATCGTCGGCAATCTTGTTCAAGGAAATAGACTTGCGAGTGCTCAAGGAAGAGAAGTTGGAGGTCTTCTTGATGAAGATGGCGACTCTTCTAAAAAG cAACAATTTATCGCGGAAATTCTTCGATGGAGAGCTCAAGGTACTTCAGACCATATCCTCTTTACGTTGCTGAATAGCAAAGGAGCTGTAGCTAAAGTGCTTTCTTGTTCCGAGCTCCATAAAAAAGCGGAAAGAATAGGAAACCTTTTAGTAGAAAAAGGAAAGATCAATACTGGTGATCATGTAGCTTTAATTTTCCCTCCGGGTTTAGATTTGATTTGTGCTTTCTATGGATGTTTATATGTTGGTGCTGTACCAGTTACTATTCGACCTCCTCATCCACAAAATCTACAAACGACGTTACCTACCGTTAG GATGATAGTCGACGTATCGAAATCCGTACTGGTGCTGTCAATACAGGCTGTGATCAAACTTCTTCGATCAAAAGAAGCTAGTAATGTGGTGGATATAAAATCATGGCCGCTCATCTTAGACACCGATGATATGCCTAAGAAGAAATTACCGGTGCCATATAGAGCTCCGACAGCTGAAATGATGGCTTATTTAGATTTCAGCGTTTCAACTACCGGAATGTTGGCTGGAATAAAAATGTCACATGCTGCTGTAACCAATTTATGCAAAAGTATGAAGTTAGCTTGCGAATTATACCCCAGTAGGCATATCGCTTTGTGTTTAGATCCTTATTGTGGACTAGGATTTGCTCTTTG GTGTTTAAGCAGTATCTACTCAGGCCACCATTCCATTTTGATCCCACCCTCTGAAGTAGAAGTGAATCCAGCTCTATGGCTCAGTGCTGTTAGTCAATACAAAGTACGCGACACTTTCTGCTCTTATGGCGTTATGGAACTCTGTACAAAAGGTCTCGGTTCTTCCGTTAACCAGCTCAAATCTAGAGGTATCAATTTAGCCTGCGTTCGAACATGCGTCGTAGTAGCCGAAGAAAGACCAAGAATGAACTTGACTACTAGTTTTTCGAAGTTGTTCAGTGCATTAGGACTCAGTCCTAGAGCGGTATCGACATCTTTCGGATGTAGAGTAAACGTCGCTATTTGTCTACAAGGTGCTTCTAGTCCTGAACCTTCAACGGTTTACGTCGATTTGAGGGCACTTCGTAACGATAGAGTGAGCCTAGTAGAAAGAGGCAGTCCACACAGTTTGTGTTTGATGGAAAGCGGAAAATTGTTACCCGGAGTTAAAGTGATTATAGCTAATCCTGAGAGCAAGGGACAGTGCGGGGATTCGCATCTAGGAGAAATTTGGGTGCAAAGTGGACACAACGCAAGCGGATACTTCACTATTTACGGCGACGAGAGCGAATATGGAGATCATTTTAATGCCCGTTTAGTTACTG GTAATACAGGGGAAGTTTACGCCAGAACGGGATATTTAGGTTTCTTAAGAAGAACGGAAATGTCAGAAAATAGTTGCGTTACCGACGAAACCGTCATTAGTAGAGAAAGCGATAACGAGTCCTTAGGGTCATCGCATCACGTTGTACCTTCGGATTCGCCTGAATTACACGATGCCGTTTTTGTAGTAGGTGCTCTCGACGAAACAATAATGCTGCGCGGCATGAGATATCATCCCATAGATATAGAAAATAGCGTTCTGAGGTGCcataaaaaaattgcagaatG TGCTGTATTCACTTGGACAAATCTGCTGGTTGTAGTGGTAGAATTAGACGGCAACGAAAGCGAAGCTCTAGATCTCGTTCCTTTAGTAACGAATACCGTTTTAGAGGAACACCATCTCATCGTCGGAGTAGTCGTTGTAGTCGATCCGGGTGTAGTACCAATCAATTCACGTGGTGAAAAGCAACGTATGCATTTAAGAGACGGTTTCCTAGCTGACCAATTAGATCCAATTTATGTGGCTTATAATATGTAA